A genomic segment from Candidatus Korarchaeum sp. encodes:
- a CDS encoding M20/M25/M40 family metallo-hydrolase — translation MGSPPEVVREILNKLTSTPRVTGSERLFAPSIAELLEPHCDMIRIDPWGNVEGIINPGGKPPVMIAAHVDQIGIIVKEVTNEGYIKFDGVGWDPRVLYGSRVKLITSKGIIRGVIGVVPTHLLKAYKELEEKKIEIKDLMIDIGARSKEEAESMGVKPGVYGVPDYDPILLGSELFSSPGLDNAAGVAAMIYGAMLSRERGGIDAEVHFTATIQEEIGLRGAEMMAYKLRPEVAIAIDVTFAEQPMLPEAPKISLGKGPVISKGPIYHPEIVELIERAAEENEIPHQYEADFKGAGTDTWVIQVARGGVKTALISIPLRYMHSPCEVISLKDVAWGGALLQKTLELL, via the coding sequence TTGGGTTCACCGCCCGAGGTCGTGAGAGAGATATTGAATAAACTGACATCTACTCCCAGGGTCACGGGGAGTGAGAGGCTCTTCGCCCCATCTATAGCCGAGCTCCTCGAGCCTCACTGCGATATGATCAGGATAGACCCCTGGGGGAATGTGGAGGGCATCATCAACCCCGGAGGAAAGCCCCCTGTAATGATAGCAGCTCATGTCGACCAGATCGGGATAATAGTTAAGGAAGTGACGAATGAAGGGTACATAAAGTTCGATGGGGTTGGGTGGGATCCCAGAGTCCTTTACGGGTCTCGTGTCAAGTTGATAACTAGCAAGGGGATAATTAGAGGGGTCATAGGAGTAGTACCGACGCACCTCCTGAAGGCCTACAAAGAGTTAGAGGAGAAGAAGATAGAGATCAAGGATCTAATGATAGATATCGGAGCTCGCAGTAAGGAGGAAGCTGAGAGCATGGGGGTGAAACCGGGAGTCTACGGAGTCCCTGATTATGATCCGATTCTACTTGGATCCGAATTATTCTCCTCTCCAGGTCTCGATAATGCTGCGGGTGTCGCAGCTATGATATATGGAGCGATGCTGAGCCGGGAGAGAGGGGGGATAGATGCCGAAGTCCACTTCACCGCTACGATACAGGAGGAAATAGGGCTCAGGGGTGCTGAGATGATGGCATATAAGTTGAGACCTGAAGTAGCTATAGCTATCGATGTAACATTCGCTGAACAACCGATGCTGCCCGAAGCTCCGAAGATCTCCTTGGGGAAGGGACCTGTCATAAGCAAGGGTCCCATATACCATCCTGAGATAGTGGAGTTAATAGAGAGAGCCGCAGAGGAGAACGAGATCCCTCACCAGTACGAAGCTGATTTCAAGGGCGCTGGGACCGATACATGGGTGATACAAGTCGCTAGAGGAGGAGTGAAGACTGCTCTCATCTCGATACCCTTGAGGTACATGCACAGCCCTTGCGAAGTCATCAGTCTCAAGGATGTAGCCTGGGGAGGGGCTCTCTTGCAGAAGACTTTGGAGTTATTGTAA
- a CDS encoding radical SAM protein: MRKVVRIRGDIPLMGSVAFGLIDRGTNLIQVRPVSSCPLSCIFCSTDAGPKSRTRRTEFLVDLSYLISWFERIVEKKGVNDIEAHIDTVGDPFLYPEIVNLVRRLREIPEVKVISAQTHGPLLTQKLIEELERAGIDRINLSIDSLEEGKAKYLAGSDWFRIGKVVEAAKRISQSSIDLLIAPIWVPGLNDEDIPELIEFALKIGAGKRWPALGIQKYEAYKGGRKPRGVKPMSWDEFYRKLMGLEEEFGVKLILSPEDFGIRKVGGIEPSLRKGEVVSVKVLGEGWKVGEVLAVARNRVVTVIDSPPVSPGSLMKVRVIRDKDNIYYARFAGGV, encoded by the coding sequence ATGAGGAAGGTCGTCAGGATAAGAGGAGATATCCCTTTGATGGGATCCGTGGCCTTCGGCTTAATAGATAGGGGGACTAATCTGATACAAGTGAGACCAGTCTCATCATGCCCTCTATCATGCATATTCTGCTCTACTGATGCTGGACCCAAGTCGAGGACGAGGAGGACGGAGTTCCTAGTGGACTTAAGTTACCTCATCTCTTGGTTCGAGAGGATAGTTGAGAAGAAGGGAGTTAACGATATTGAAGCTCATATAGATACGGTGGGGGACCCTTTCCTCTATCCAGAGATAGTGAACCTTGTAAGGAGGCTCAGGGAGATCCCCGAGGTTAAAGTGATATCCGCGCAGACGCACGGCCCCCTGCTGACTCAGAAGCTCATAGAGGAGCTAGAGAGGGCGGGGATCGATAGGATAAACTTGAGCATAGACTCGCTAGAGGAAGGGAAGGCTAAGTACTTAGCTGGGTCGGATTGGTTCAGGATAGGCAAGGTAGTCGAGGCGGCTAAGAGGATATCCCAGAGCTCTATAGACCTCCTAATAGCACCTATCTGGGTCCCGGGGCTCAACGACGAGGATATCCCAGAGCTCATAGAGTTCGCTCTGAAGATAGGGGCTGGGAAGAGGTGGCCTGCGCTAGGCATCCAGAAGTATGAGGCTTATAAGGGTGGGAGGAAGCCCAGGGGAGTTAAACCGATGAGTTGGGATGAATTCTACCGGAAGTTAATGGGACTCGAGGAAGAGTTTGGCGTGAAACTCATACTCAGCCCGGAGGACTTCGGGATAAGGAAAGTCGGGGGGATAGAGCCCAGTCTCAGGAAGGGGGAAGTAGTGAGCGTGAAAGTCCTGGGGGAAGGGTGGAAGGTAGGAGAGGTCTTAGCTGTCGCGAGGAATAGGGTTGTGACTGTCATAGACTCCCCTCCTGTGTCGCCAGGTTCATTAATGAAAGTTAGAGTGATCAGGGACAAGGATAATATATATTACGCGAGGTTCGCGGGGGGTGTGTGA
- a CDS encoding phenylalanine--tRNA ligase subunit alpha produces MEIALSKGEMELLEILKSRGGRARVEDIGDRSRVAALSILLKEKGLIEIIERKRRVLKLTDRGMKHAKEGLPEEKLLRIIKGRGEVSLSELSEFMGEDELNVALGEGRRKGLLKIENRGGEVVVIPLSWEVPEREILDRIMGGELEEGDLDQGILKNLRRRGLVEVEEVSEAEVILTPLGLDAVGGKIALVEEVGKLNRDLIVTGEWKKKKLKAYDVRASPPLVYPGKPHPYVSFLEEVREILIGMGFTEVKSPIVESEFWNFDVLFQAQDHPAREVHDSYKLAHPKVADLSKYSELIDKIARTHEDGWITGSKGWGYKWNFEIARRLILRSQTTAASARSLASGLEVPSKIFAIDKVFRPEAPDKTHAFEFHQCEGVVLAEGMNVRNLMGFLAEFSKNLGFKEVKFKPAYFPFTEPSVEAYVKHEKLGWIEIAGSGLFRPEMLIPLGYDYPRVQALAWGIGIGRLAMIKLGLEDIRELHSQNLEYLRNAPLVW; encoded by the coding sequence ATGGAAATAGCGTTATCTAAAGGGGAAATGGAGCTCCTCGAGATCCTGAAATCCAGGGGAGGGAGAGCTAGAGTAGAGGATATAGGGGATAGGAGTAGGGTAGCGGCTCTATCAATACTTCTCAAGGAAAAAGGGCTAATAGAAATTATTGAGAGGAAGAGGAGAGTCCTGAAGCTCACAGATAGGGGGATGAAGCATGCTAAGGAGGGTCTTCCTGAGGAGAAGCTCCTGAGGATCATTAAGGGGAGAGGAGAGGTCAGCCTCTCCGAACTGTCTGAGTTCATGGGGGAGGATGAACTCAACGTAGCGTTAGGCGAGGGGAGGAGGAAGGGCCTCCTGAAGATAGAGAATAGGGGCGGGGAGGTAGTGGTAATCCCGCTATCTTGGGAGGTACCTGAGAGGGAGATATTAGATAGGATAATGGGTGGAGAGCTGGAGGAGGGAGATTTAGATCAGGGGATCCTGAAGAACTTGAGGAGGAGGGGGCTTGTTGAGGTAGAGGAAGTCAGTGAGGCTGAGGTGATATTAACCCCCCTGGGTCTAGATGCCGTCGGAGGTAAGATAGCGTTAGTGGAGGAAGTGGGTAAACTCAATAGAGATCTCATAGTGACTGGAGAATGGAAGAAGAAGAAACTAAAGGCTTACGATGTCAGAGCGAGCCCTCCTTTAGTCTACCCGGGGAAACCCCACCCATATGTCTCTTTCTTGGAGGAAGTGAGGGAGATATTGATCGGGATGGGGTTCACTGAAGTGAAGAGCCCGATAGTTGAGAGTGAGTTCTGGAATTTCGATGTCCTATTTCAAGCTCAAGACCACCCAGCTAGGGAAGTTCACGATTCTTACAAACTAGCCCATCCTAAGGTAGCGGATCTCTCTAAGTACAGTGAGCTCATCGATAAGATAGCTAGGACTCATGAAGATGGCTGGATAACTGGATCGAAGGGATGGGGATATAAATGGAACTTTGAGATAGCTAGGAGGCTCATATTGAGATCTCAGACGACTGCTGCATCAGCTAGATCCTTAGCCAGTGGATTAGAGGTCCCGAGTAAGATATTCGCTATAGATAAGGTCTTCAGACCGGAGGCCCCGGATAAGACGCATGCATTCGAGTTCCATCAGTGTGAGGGGGTCGTTCTAGCTGAGGGAATGAATGTTAGGAACTTGATGGGCTTCCTAGCTGAGTTCTCCAAGAACCTGGGCTTTAAAGAGGTGAAGTTCAAGCCGGCTTACTTCCCGTTCACTGAGCCGAGTGTTGAAGCTTACGTCAAGCATGAGAAATTAGGATGGATAGAGATAGCTGGCTCTGGTCTCTTCAGACCTGAGATGTTGATACCCTTAGGTTACGATTACCCCAGAGTTCAAGCACTAGCTTGGGGGATAGGGATAGGGAGATTGGCTATGATAAAACTCGGATTGGAGGATATAAGGGAACTCCACTCCCAGAACCTTGAATACCTGAGGAACGCCCCTCTGGTGTGGTGA
- a CDS encoding metallophosphoesterase encodes MKLLAISDVHSSFSKLKSLLERENFDVILIAGDISNGDISDVRKILKFVKDFSEYVFFVPGNMDPAPLLEIKELEGCLNLHRNKTYLRGYSIGGVGGGLISPFLTRIEFTDHEISIALEELGYVDILLSHTPPFDSGLDRVRSGLSVGSKSLRDYIERRAPLLCICGHIHESRGIERIGVTFAINPGPLSWGNYAIIDLEGREVRPKLLNL; translated from the coding sequence ATGAAATTGCTAGCGATCTCCGATGTGCATTCATCATTCTCTAAGCTGAAGTCCTTACTAGAGAGGGAAAATTTTGATGTTATACTTATAGCTGGAGATATCTCTAATGGTGATATTAGTGATGTTAGGAAAATCCTGAAATTTGTTAAGGATTTCAGTGAGTATGTCTTCTTCGTCCCCGGTAACATGGATCCCGCTCCCCTCCTCGAGATCAAAGAGCTCGAGGGATGCCTCAACTTACACCGTAATAAAACTTACCTAAGGGGGTACTCGATCGGCGGTGTGGGAGGAGGTCTCATCTCACCTTTCCTGACTAGAATCGAGTTCACTGATCATGAGATCTCGATTGCGCTTGAAGAACTCGGGTACGTCGATATCCTGCTGAGCCACACCCCTCCATTCGATAGTGGGCTAGATAGAGTGAGATCGGGGCTTAGCGTCGGATCTAAATCCCTGAGGGATTACATAGAGAGGAGAGCTCCCCTACTCTGTATCTGCGGTCACATACATGAGTCCAGGGGTATAGAGAGGATAGGGGTTACTTTCGCGATAAATCCAGGGCCTCTCTCCTGGGGGAATTATGCCATAATAGATTTAGAGGGCAGGGAAGTGAGGCCGAAGCTCCTCAATCTCTAG
- a CDS encoding ECF transporter S component, whose product MDLRDIAISAIGGALYALVGYVSWLGLTFYGVRFWPSVVIPATISCLYGASVGGLSAAIGIFISDIATHGNAILSLTVGVTSNFSCFYIIGKLAGGSKYSLRRYLLASTLGLTVGHLIIGVGLLLWSQYFPLPFQERLTPLSIAAALTISFVTFAWELPFALILVPPIVHAVKRAVG is encoded by the coding sequence ATGGATCTGAGGGATATCGCTATATCAGCTATAGGGGGAGCTCTGTACGCTCTCGTAGGTTACGTGAGCTGGTTAGGCCTCACTTTCTACGGCGTCAGGTTCTGGCCCTCTGTAGTGATACCAGCGACTATATCATGCCTCTATGGAGCGAGCGTAGGCGGGTTATCCGCTGCGATAGGGATATTCATATCAGATATCGCCACTCATGGGAACGCGATCTTAAGCTTGACAGTTGGTGTTACATCTAACTTCTCATGCTTCTACATAATAGGGAAGCTCGCTGGGGGGAGTAAGTATAGCTTGAGGAGGTACCTATTAGCTTCTACTCTCGGGCTCACAGTAGGTCACTTGATAATAGGGGTGGGTCTCCTCCTCTGGAGCCAATATTTCCCCCTCCCATTTCAAGAGAGATTAACCCCGTTATCTATCGCTGCTGCACTCACGATATCATTCGTCACATTTGCTTGGGAGCTCCCATTCGCTCTCATACTAGTCCCTCCCATAGTGCATGCTGTCAAGAGGGCCGTGGGATGA
- the eno gene encoding phosphopyruvate hydratase, which translates to MSFRIEDIRAREVLDSRGNPTVEVTVRLEGGGLGKFSVPSGASKGKREALELRDGGKWLRGMGVIKAVRNVNEIIRPSLLGVDASIQALVDSILIQLDGTPNKSRLGANSILGVSVASAKASADQLNIPVYRYLGGAFSNVLPVPLMNIINGGKHAGNDLSIQEFMIVPVNFKTFKDALFAGVSIYMELRSLLEERYGRHAINLGDEGGFAPPMKRTEEALDSLVNSIERAGFEGEVKLAIDCAASNLYADGKYNIDGASLTREELMSFYESIVDRYPIIAIEDPFHEEDLDSLSELTKKLGHRILLVGDDYFVSNERYLRKGIEAKAGNAILLKLNQIGTLTEAFRTASLAFRYGYKVIVSHRSGETNDPFISDLSVALNCGYIKAGAPARGERVAKYNRLLEIEEELGSVASFSQLDAL; encoded by the coding sequence ATGTCCTTCAGGATAGAGGATATAAGGGCGAGGGAGGTACTGGACTCCAGAGGGAACCCAACAGTTGAAGTGACAGTTAGATTAGAGGGAGGGGGCTTAGGGAAGTTCTCAGTCCCGTCCGGTGCCTCGAAGGGGAAGAGGGAGGCCTTAGAGCTCAGAGACGGTGGGAAATGGTTGAGAGGGATGGGCGTCATTAAGGCTGTGAGGAACGTCAATGAGATAATAAGGCCATCTCTACTCGGGGTGGACGCATCCATCCAAGCTTTAGTAGATAGTATATTGATTCAGTTGGATGGAACGCCGAATAAATCGAGATTAGGAGCTAACTCAATCTTAGGTGTTTCAGTAGCTTCTGCGAAAGCATCTGCTGATCAACTGAATATCCCGGTATATAGGTACTTAGGGGGAGCTTTCTCAAACGTCTTACCCGTACCCTTAATGAATATAATAAATGGTGGGAAGCATGCTGGCAATGATTTATCTATTCAAGAATTCATGATAGTGCCAGTGAACTTTAAGACATTTAAAGATGCTCTATTTGCTGGAGTCAGTATATACATGGAGTTAAGATCCCTCCTTGAGGAGAGATACGGTAGGCATGCTATTAACTTGGGGGATGAGGGAGGTTTCGCTCCTCCGATGAAGAGGACTGAGGAAGCCTTAGACTCTCTGGTCAACTCGATAGAGAGGGCTGGATTTGAGGGAGAAGTTAAGCTAGCTATTGATTGCGCTGCTAGTAACTTATATGCAGATGGAAAGTATAACATAGATGGAGCATCCCTGACTAGAGAGGAGTTGATGTCATTCTACGAGAGCATAGTGGATAGGTACCCGATAATAGCGATAGAAGATCCCTTCCACGAGGAAGACTTAGATTCCCTCTCTGAGCTCACTAAAAAACTCGGCCATAGGATCTTACTAGTAGGAGATGATTACTTCGTCTCGAATGAGAGATACCTCAGGAAGGGTATCGAAGCGAAAGCTGGGAATGCTATTTTGCTCAAGTTGAATCAGATAGGGACGCTAACTGAGGCTTTTAGGACTGCATCACTCGCTTTCAGATATGGATATAAGGTTATCGTGAGCCACAGATCGGGGGAGACTAACGATCCCTTCATAAGCGATCTCTCCGTCGCTCTGAACTGTGGCTACATAAAGGCGGGAGCTCCAGCTAGGGGGGAGAGAGTAGCGAAGTATAATAGGTTGCTGGAGATAGAGGAGGAACTGGGATCAGTAGCATCCTTCAGCCAACTAGATGCCTTATGA
- a CDS encoding NUDIX domain-containing protein: protein MTVSYTVELRGAVIKGDSLLLIREKGKKDWSIPGDLVEPGRSFRDSLRGIISDSTGVHAEVIRAIDVSDEADAEHRIRITYLCKPVSGKLRPGRGAKEVRWVELSKATELPLSGAAREAVNILTSKFALFIRNRDLRRVIIGVPRGHVHKRVVMELFDGIIVLHEATVENIVRAFVEVEMHPSRRAIVLEGRELERRKEGYSKYQLLEVEMSDEEVENMITEILGLGSERSED, encoded by the coding sequence ATGACTGTAAGCTATACAGTAGAACTGAGAGGGGCTGTCATCAAGGGAGATAGCTTGCTCTTGATAAGGGAGAAGGGTAAGAAGGATTGGTCTATCCCCGGAGACTTAGTTGAGCCTGGAAGGAGTTTCAGGGATTCCTTAAGGGGGATTATATCGGATTCCACTGGCGTCCATGCCGAAGTCATTAGAGCTATCGATGTGAGCGATGAAGCGGATGCAGAGCATAGGATACGCATAACTTACCTCTGCAAGCCGGTCTCAGGGAAACTGAGGCCCGGGAGGGGAGCTAAGGAAGTGAGGTGGGTCGAGCTCAGTAAGGCCACTGAACTACCTCTCTCAGGAGCTGCTAGAGAGGCAGTGAATATCCTGACCTCAAAGTTCGCACTCTTCATCAGGAATAGGGACTTGAGGAGGGTGATCATAGGGGTCCCTAGGGGGCACGTCCACAAAAGGGTAGTTATGGAGCTCTTTGATGGGATAATAGTACTTCATGAGGCGACTGTTGAGAACATCGTCAGGGCTTTCGTAGAGGTAGAGATGCACCCATCCAGGAGAGCGATAGTGCTAGAGGGGAGGGAGTTAGAGAGGAGGAAGGAAGGTTATTCAAAGTACCAACTCCTTGAGGTCGAGATGAGCGATGAGGAAGTCGAGAATATGATAACCGAGATCCTGGGCCTCGGTAGTGAGAGAAGTGAAGATTAA
- a CDS encoding CCA tRNA nucleotidyltransferase has product MSSWGRVKRTLPGGTRTSSDLELILREAERIVSPSAEERERLERVLGEALRRVKESVKRLNLDAEVVAVGSSVRDTWLPNNNELDIFVLFPKGIGDKEVLGGLIIDIAKDAFGEYEQNYAEHPYVRVRYSDFEIDLVPAFKILPGERIVSAVDRTPLHNSYVKEKLKRPNDVRLLKAFLKSIDAYGAEERVGGFSGYVCELLIINYGSFLKTIEEASKWGPRVYIDIEHHLTEEYAFSAFNGPLILIDPTDPRRNAAAALTETQFNRFKVAARAFLKNPDIEFFTRGLGGEKGRVSAKQIEEQLSERRTRVLIIEISDLDLPRELLWSQAKRMARLLEEELKANGFDPLWVSGWTDERNKIFVAMELPSLTLPTIERRQGPPVGSKEEINFLKSYLNSGFGGPFIEGDRWYVYRRRRHSDVINLINELMNLKVPTLLRGARFKTLTDRELLILDRDVLRWIYKEMRREEFFIRHLVG; this is encoded by the coding sequence TTGAGCTCATGGGGAAGAGTGAAGAGGACCTTGCCAGGAGGCACGCGAACATCGAGTGATTTAGAGCTCATCCTGAGGGAAGCCGAGAGGATAGTCTCACCCTCAGCTGAGGAGAGGGAGAGATTAGAGAGGGTACTTGGAGAAGCCCTCAGAAGGGTAAAGGAGAGCGTCAAGAGGCTGAATTTAGACGCTGAGGTAGTAGCTGTCGGTTCCTCTGTGAGAGATACTTGGCTCCCGAATAACAATGAACTCGATATATTCGTCCTCTTCCCCAAGGGGATAGGGGATAAGGAGGTTTTGGGGGGCCTCATAATAGATATAGCTAAGGATGCCTTCGGGGAGTATGAGCAGAATTACGCTGAGCACCCTTACGTCAGGGTCAGATACTCAGATTTCGAGATAGATCTCGTCCCCGCTTTCAAGATACTACCTGGGGAGAGGATAGTGAGCGCTGTAGATAGGACGCCCCTCCACAATTCTTACGTCAAGGAGAAGCTCAAGAGACCGAATGATGTGAGGTTACTCAAGGCCTTCCTCAAATCGATCGATGCTTATGGTGCTGAGGAGAGAGTGGGTGGCTTCAGTGGTTACGTATGCGAGCTCCTGATAATAAATTACGGGAGCTTCCTCAAGACGATAGAGGAAGCATCGAAGTGGGGACCGAGGGTCTACATAGATATTGAGCACCACTTAACTGAGGAGTACGCGTTCTCAGCTTTCAATGGGCCGCTGATATTGATAGATCCTACAGACCCCAGGAGGAACGCTGCCGCGGCCCTCACTGAGACGCAGTTCAACAGATTCAAGGTAGCAGCTAGAGCTTTCCTCAAGAACCCGGATATCGAGTTCTTCACTAGGGGGTTGGGGGGAGAGAAGGGGAGAGTATCCGCTAAGCAGATAGAGGAACAACTCTCGGAGAGGAGGACAAGAGTTTTAATCATAGAGATCAGTGATCTAGATCTCCCTAGGGAGCTATTATGGTCTCAAGCGAAGAGGATGGCTAGGCTCCTTGAGGAGGAGCTTAAAGCGAATGGCTTCGATCCGCTCTGGGTCTCAGGTTGGACGGATGAGAGGAACAAGATATTCGTTGCGATGGAACTCCCCTCATTGACTCTCCCTACCATTGAAAGGAGGCAGGGGCCCCCAGTTGGATCGAAGGAAGAGATCAACTTCCTCAAGAGTTACCTCAACTCTGGATTCGGGGGGCCTTTCATCGAGGGGGATAGGTGGTACGTCTATAGGAGGAGGAGGCATAGCGATGTAATTAACCTCATAAATGAGTTGATGAATCTGAAAGTACCCACGCTACTGAGGGGAGCGAGATTCAAGACATTAACTGATAGGGAGCTCCTGATCTTAGATAGGGACGTCCTGAGATGGATATATAAGGAGATGAGGAGAGAGGAATTCTTCATAAGGCATCTAGTTGGCTGA
- the coaW gene encoding type II pantothenate kinase yields MMFIIGLDMGGTTTKGVLLSEGGVSLKTLVVSSDPLAAAAGTIGKILTQGGLDIDDIEAIAASGGRVRSLPKRILGLPLFEVDEIEAIGRGGAFLARMRECVVVSAGTGTAIVEVRERNSGYDVKHLGGTGVGGGTLLGLGKLLLGRSSIESLLELASKGNSENLDLKVGDIVGGPVGKLDVNTTASNFGRLVDDAKQEDIAAALVNMVGQVIGVVSIFAAKSAGLEDKIVLVGGLASYELIVEAIRRPIKLFGGSLIVPEDPQYATALGASLKLFSSLTSLVRG; encoded by the coding sequence ATGATGTTCATCATAGGGCTTGATATGGGAGGCACTACTACGAAGGGTGTCCTGCTATCTGAGGGAGGAGTTAGCTTGAAGACTCTAGTCGTCTCCTCGGATCCCTTAGCGGCAGCAGCTGGCACGATAGGGAAGATATTGACTCAAGGGGGGCTCGATATCGATGATATAGAGGCTATCGCTGCGAGCGGAGGGAGAGTGAGATCTCTCCCCAAGCGTATCCTCGGCCTCCCTCTCTTCGAAGTGGATGAGATAGAAGCTATAGGGAGGGGAGGCGCCTTCTTAGCGAGGATGAGGGAGTGCGTAGTCGTAAGCGCTGGTACGGGGACTGCGATAGTTGAAGTCAGAGAGAGGAACTCTGGATACGATGTCAAGCATCTGGGAGGAACCGGTGTCGGAGGTGGGACCCTTTTAGGCTTAGGAAAGCTCTTACTCGGTAGATCATCTATAGAATCCCTCCTTGAACTAGCATCGAAGGGGAACTCTGAGAACCTAGATCTCAAGGTAGGAGATATAGTGGGGGGTCCAGTGGGGAAGTTGGATGTCAACACCACTGCCTCAAACTTCGGGAGGTTAGTAGATGACGCTAAGCAGGAGGACATCGCTGCAGCCCTCGTTAATATGGTGGGGCAAGTGATCGGGGTCGTCTCAATCTTCGCAGCTAAGTCAGCGGGATTGGAAGATAAAATAGTCCTCGTCGGAGGATTGGCGAGTTATGAACTGATAGTTGAGGCAATAAGGAGACCTATAAAGCTCTTCGGTGGTAGTCTAATCGTCCCAGAGGATCCCCAATACGCTACTGCATTAGGCGCATCTCTTAAGCTATTCTCCTCCCTCACATCCTTAGTGAGGGGTTAA
- the pheT gene encoding phenylalanine--tRNA ligase subunit beta, producing the protein MPVVSFSRREIERLWRSFSEEELVDLLDFTKINLESFGEEVEFEVTSDRMDLVTLEGIVRCLKGISNEELGLPKYKIRRRAFEVRVGERVAEIRPYVVAALVRDVDLRTEESLVALIEAQEKIHDTLGRKRRRVAIGLHDFSKVKPPIIYDARKAEEVHFVPLGEYAEMSAKEILEQTEKGKIYSHLIKNPENLVPLIMDSRGEVLSMPPIINSELTRLTPGVRDVFIDVTGTDLKAIWYALEIISSALAERGGEISTLDILYPDGRRIETPRYEPEEMEVELDFIRSIVGLNLSEEDVVKQLLRARLDAECSDGKVRVLIPGYRSDFLHAVDVAEEVSITLGLNKIGYELPKNVMTVGKPHPVEKISRRVRTVMIGLGYQEVLNYIMTSRASLFHMVGREEREVVEVSNPVSESYSVLRDALFPGLLSFLANNTHVKYPQKVFEIGDVVLIDEGLENKTRDERRVAAAYADDSVGFEDIYSHLKVLSENLSYRIELEPKRERPFIEGRCASVLRDGEEVGVIGEIDPEVLIRLGITVPVAIFEVSLKVHE; encoded by the coding sequence TTGCCAGTCGTTAGTTTCAGCAGGAGGGAGATTGAGAGGCTCTGGAGGAGTTTCAGTGAGGAGGAACTCGTCGACCTCTTGGACTTCACGAAGATAAATTTGGAATCCTTCGGTGAGGAAGTTGAATTCGAGGTAACTTCCGATAGGATGGACCTCGTGACGTTAGAGGGGATAGTGAGGTGCCTCAAGGGGATCTCGAACGAGGAGCTGGGCCTACCTAAGTATAAGATTAGGAGGAGGGCCTTCGAGGTCAGAGTGGGCGAGAGAGTAGCTGAGATCAGGCCTTATGTTGTCGCCGCTCTCGTTAGGGATGTCGATCTGAGGACTGAGGAATCTTTAGTAGCCCTTATAGAGGCCCAAGAGAAGATACATGACACTTTAGGGAGGAAGAGGAGGAGGGTCGCGATCGGGCTTCATGACTTCTCGAAGGTCAAGCCCCCTATAATATACGACGCTAGGAAGGCTGAGGAAGTCCACTTCGTACCTCTGGGCGAATATGCGGAAATGAGTGCTAAGGAGATATTAGAGCAGACAGAAAAAGGGAAAATTTATTCTCATTTAATAAAAAATCCAGAAAATTTAGTCCCATTAATAATGGACTCGAGGGGGGAGGTCCTCAGCATGCCCCCTATAATAAACTCTGAGCTCACGAGACTCACGCCGGGTGTGAGGGACGTCTTCATAGACGTGACCGGGACGGATCTCAAAGCGATATGGTATGCCCTCGAGATAATATCGTCAGCCCTAGCTGAGAGAGGAGGGGAGATAAGCACATTAGATATCTTATATCCTGACGGTAGGAGGATAGAGACCCCGAGATACGAGCCTGAAGAGATGGAAGTGGAGCTCGATTTCATAAGGAGTATCGTTGGCCTGAACTTATCTGAGGAAGATGTCGTCAAGCAGCTCCTCAGGGCCAGACTAGACGCGGAGTGTTCGGATGGTAAAGTCAGAGTGCTCATTCCAGGATATAGGTCAGATTTCTTGCATGCGGTCGATGTGGCTGAGGAAGTCTCAATAACTTTAGGACTGAATAAAATTGGATATGAGCTTCCAAAGAATGTAATGACTGTCGGAAAGCCCCATCCTGTGGAGAAGATATCGAGGAGAGTGAGGACAGTTATGATAGGGCTCGGCTACCAGGAGGTCTTGAACTACATAATGACGAGCAGGGCCTCCCTCTTCCACATGGTCGGTAGGGAGGAAAGGGAAGTAGTTGAGGTATCAAATCCAGTTTCTGAGAGTTATAGCGTCTTAAGGGACGCCTTATTCCCGGGACTACTCTCATTCCTAGCTAATAATACGCACGTCAAGTACCCTCAGAAGGTCTTCGAGATAGGGGATGTCGTGCTCATAGATGAGGGGCTCGAGAACAAGACGAGGGATGAGAGGAGAGTAGCTGCTGCGTATGCAGATGATTCCGTGGGCTTCGAGGACATATATTCCCATCTGAAGGTCCTATCTGAGAACCTCTCATATAGAATAGAGCTGGAGCCCAAGAGGGAGAGGCCCTTCATAGAGGGGAGGTGCGCGAGCGTGCTCAGGGATGGGGAGGAAGTTGGAGTTATAGGCGAGATAGATCCCGAGGTCCTAATCAGATTGGGGATAACAGTGCCCGTAGCTATATTCGAGGTCTCCTTAAAAGTGCATGAGTGA